From the Prochlorococcus marinus str. AS9601 genome, the window TCTTCGTTTTAGGAATATTCTTCTATGGTTCATACCAAGGAGTTGGGGCTGGAGGCTAACAATTCCTTACTTTGACCTGATAATCACTTATATCAAATAAGCCTAATAAGAATCAGTAAATATCCTTAGTTTCTCTTCTGTGGAGCTTGGGATATTTTCTTTTTTGGTGATTAATCCATCTTTTAATGAAAAATGAGACTTACTTTTTGGCCTTTCTTTTTCAATTAATTTGGCTACTTCAAATATTATTTTATTAGCTACTTCAGTATTTGATCTAAGATTATCCAAAACCATCTCTACAGAAACTTCTTGATGAGTTTGATGCCAGCAATCATAATCGGTAACCATAGATAAAGAGGAGTAAGCTATTTCAGCTTCTTTAGCTAATCTTGCTTCTGTGTGGTTCGTCATTCCAATTATTGAACATCCCCAACTCCTATATAAATTAGATTCTGCTCTAGTTGAGAAAGCGGGACCTTCCATTGCTAGATAGGTACCCCCTCTATGCAATTGTCTACCGCCAGGAATATTTTTTTCTCCGATTTCACTTAAAATACGTGATAAATTTGTGCAGAAGGGATCTCCCATAGTTACGTGAGCAACAGCTCCCTCGTTAAAGAAGGTTGCAGGTCTATTTTTTGTCCGGTCTATAAATTGATCTGGAACCACTATATCGAGTGGCCTTATCTGTTCTTGTAATGAACCAACTGCTGATGGAGCAATAATCCACCTTACTCCTATTGATCTTAGAGCCCAAATATTTGCTTTGTAAGGGATTTCAGAAGGATTTAAACTATGCGTTCTGCCATGTCTAGGAATAAAAGCTATCTCTAAGTTTCCAAGATTATATACTTTTATTGAATCAGAAGGTTTACCATAGGGAGTATTGATTTCTAGTTCTCTTGAGTACTCTATTTGATCCATTGAATAAAATCCACTTCCACCAATCACTCCTAATCTTGATTTTTCAATTGGTAATAAATGTTCTTTATTCATAGTGATGTAAATGACTTTTAATCATCTGGTACTAATTGGAGGAGGGCACTCAAATGTTTCTTTATTGAAGAAATGGTTAATGTTTCCGAAATTAATGCCAGAAATTCCTGTTTCAATTATATCTAGAGATTCTCATTTAGTTTACTCGGCTTTATTCCCATCGGTAATTTCAAAATCAATCACATTAGAAGAGAGTTTAATTGATATAAAATCTTTAGCAAAAAATGCAAAAGTATCTTTTATAGAAGAAGAAGTAAAGGATATTGATTTCAATTTAAAGAAAATTGTTTTAAGTAATAGACCTTCAGTTAATTATTCGAAGTTGGTGCTTAATTATGGAAGTCAAACAATAATTCCAAAAGAATTTGAATCACAAGTTAAAAATCGAAATGCTTTTTCAATTAAACCTTTTTTAAGTGCTTATGACTCAATACTTAAAGAGGACATTTTTGATTCAGTTAATGAACTTCCATTTGTAATTGTTGGGAGTGGACTCGCTGCAATTGAAGTATCATATGCTTTGAGAAAAAGATGGGGAGATAGACCTTTAAAACTATTATGTGATTCAAGAAAAATTAATAATAAAATCCTAAAAAG encodes:
- the mtnP gene encoding S-methyl-5'-thioadenosine phosphorylase — its product is MNKEHLLPIEKSRLGVIGGSGFYSMDQIEYSRELEINTPYGKPSDSIKVYNLGNLEIAFIPRHGRTHSLNPSEIPYKANIWALRSIGVRWIIAPSAVGSLQEQIRPLDIVVPDQFIDRTKNRPATFFNEGAVAHVTMGDPFCTNLSRILSEIGEKNIPGGRQLHRGGTYLAMEGPAFSTRAESNLYRSWGCSIIGMTNHTEARLAKEAEIAYSSLSMVTDYDCWHQTHQEVSVEMVLDNLRSNTEVANKIIFEVAKLIEKERPKSKSHFSLKDGLITKKENIPSSTEEKLRIFTDSY